The Macadamia integrifolia cultivar HAES 741 unplaced genomic scaffold, SCU_Mint_v3 scaffold_204A, whole genome shotgun sequence genome window below encodes:
- the LOC122071309 gene encoding protein trichome birefringence-like 41, whose translation MRIGFQNYFSYLAFLFCISLCLHLSTAKPETYEDFRNIEAALASSSCNIYQGSWVTTASSTPFYNTSSCPFIIKEFDCQKNGRLDKLYLKYTWKPTSCDLPRFDGLDFLRRLKGKKIMFVGDSLSDNQWQSLTCMLHTAVPQAKYNLAKQGSIVTFTFPDYGVSVVFNHNVFLVDVVTEKIGRVLKLDSITSGDSWKEADFLIFNTWHWWVHTGNSQPWDYIEDGGKTYKDMDRLVAFQKGLTTWSKWVDTNINPATTRVFFQGISPTHYKGKEWNEPTGNCVGQTQPISGSTYPGGSPPEEAVVKNVLSKMSKRVELLDVTTLSQLRKDGHPSVYGSGGNDCSHWCLAGVPDTWNHLLYASIVLNSAGKQ comes from the exons ATGAGAATTGGGTTTCAGAACTATTTCTCTTATTTGgcttttctattttgcatatCGCTATGTCTTCACCTTTCAACTGCTAAACCAGAAACATATGAGGATTTTAGAAACATAGAGGCAGCATTAGCATCAAGCAGCTGCAATATCTACCAAGGGAGTTGGGTGACTACAGCTTCATCCACTCCTTTCTACAACACTTCAAGCTGTCCCTTCATTATCAAAGAATTTGATTGCCAGAAGAATGGACGCCTAGACAAACTTTATCTCAAATACACATGGAAACCAACTTCCTGTGACTTGCCAAG ATTCGATGGTCTGGATTTCTTGAGGAGATTAAAGGGGAAGAAGATCATGTTTGTGGGGGACTCACTAAGTGATAATCAGTGGCAATCTTTGacatgcatgctccacacagcAGTGCCACAGGCAAAGTATAACTTGGCAAAACAGGGTTCCATTGTCACCTTTACATTTCCT GACTATGGAGTATCGGTGGTGTTCAATCACAATGTGTTCCTGGTGGACGTGGTTACCGAAAAGATCGGCCGAGTTTTAAAGCTTGACTCAATCACGAGTGGCGATTCATGGAAAGAAGCTGACTTTTTGATCTTTAACACTTGGCATTGGTGGGTTCACACAGGCAATTCACAACC ATGGGACTACATAGAAGATGGAGGCAAAACATACAAAGATATGGATCGTTTGGTTGCTTTCCAGAAAGGGCTAACCACATGGTCCAAATGGGTTGACACAAACATCAACCCGGCTACAACCAGAGTCTTCTTCCAGGGCATTTCACCCACGCATTACAA AGGCAAGGAATGGAATGAGCCGACGGGAAACTGTGTGGGGCAAACGCAGCCTATAAGTGGATCGACTTACCCAGGAGGGTCACCTCCAGAGGAAGCTGTGGTGAAGAATGTATTGAGTAAGATGTCAAAGAGGGTGGAATTGCTGGACGTGACGACATTGTCTCAGCTGAGGAAAGACGGGCACCCATCTGTTTACGGCAGTGGTGGAAATGATTGTAGCCATTGGTGTCTTGCGGGTGTTCCTGATACATGGAACCATCTCTTGTACGCATCTATCGTCCTCAACAGTGCTGGCAAACAGTAA
- the LOC122071299 gene encoding protein trichome birefringence-like 38 yields MGIGFENYFSYLAFLFCISHCLHLATAKLESSEDFRNTDTLASSACNIYQGSWVTGSSPFYDTSSCPFIDKEFDCQKNGRPDKLYLTYTWKPTSCDLPRFDGLDFLRRFKGKKMMFVGDSLSDNQWQSLTCMLHTAVPQAKYNLATNGAISTFSFPDYGVSVVFNHNVFLVDLITEKIGRVLKLDSITSGDSWKNADFLIFNTWHWWVHKGNKQPWDYIEDGGNTYKDMDRLVAFQKGLTTWSKWVDTNINPATTRVFFQGISPTHYLGKEWNEPKGTCKGQRQPISGSTYPGGSPPAAAVVKNVLSRMSNRVELLDVTTLSQLRKDGHPSVYGSGGNDCSHWCLAGVPDTWNHLLYASIVLNSAGKP; encoded by the exons ATGGGAATTGGGTTTGAGAACTATTTCTCTTATTTGGCTTTTCTATTTTGTATATCTCATTGTCTTCACCTTGCCACTGCGAAACTAGAATCAAGTGAGGATTTTAGAAACACAGACACATTAGCATCAAGCGCCTGCAACATCTACCAAGGAAGTTGGGTCACTGGTTCATCTCCTTTCTATGATACTTCGAGCTGCCCTTTCATTGACAAAGAATTTGATTGCCAAAAGAATGGACGACCAGACAAACTCTATCTCACTTACACATGGAAACCAACTTCCTGTGACTTGCCAAG ATTCGACGGTTTAGATTTCTTGAGGAGATttaaggggaagaagatgatgtttGTGGGGGACTCACTGAGTGATAATCAATGGCAATCTTTGACATGCATGCTTCACACTGCAGTGCCACAGGCAAAATATAACTTGGCAACAAATGGAGCCATTTCAACCTTTTCATTTCCT GACTATGGAGTGTCGGTGGTGTTCAATCACAATGTGTTCCTCGTGGACCTGATTACAGAAAAGATCGGCCGAGTGTTAAAGCTTGACTCAATCACAAGTGGCGATTCATGGAAAAATGCTGACTTTTTGATATTTAACACTTGGCATTGGTGGGTTCACAAAGGCAATAAACAACC ATGGGATTACATTGAAGATGGAGGCAACACATACAAAGACATGGATCGGTTGGTTGCTTTTCAGAAAGGACTCACCACATGGTCCAAATGGGTTGACACCAACATTAACCCGGCTACAACCAGAGTCTTCTTCCAGGGCATTTCACCAACCCATTACCT AGGTAAGGAATGGAATGAGCCGAAGGGAACCTGCAAGGGACAAAGGCAGCCTATAAGTGGATCGACTTACCCAGGAGGGTCACCTCCGGCGGCAGCAGTGGTGAAGAATGTATTGAGTAGGATGTCAAACAGGGTTGAATTGCTGGACGTGACGACATTGTCGCAGCTGAGGAAAGACGGGCACCCATCTGTTTACGGCAGTGGTGGAAATGATTGCAGCCATTGGTGTCTTGCGGGTGTTCCTGATACCTGGAACCATCTCTTGTACGCATCAATAGTCCTTAACAGTGCTGGCAAACCATAA
- the LOC122071300 gene encoding protein trichome birefringence-like 41: MLSRNVYLVDTVREDIGRVLKLDSIKEGDKVWKDLDVLIFNTWHWWNRRGPTQPFDYFELGNKTYKDMDRLAAFEIALTTWATWVDDKIDPTKTRVFFQGISPSHYNGTGWNEPGVKNCRGQELPLTGTTYPGGLPMALTVLKKVLSGMSKPVYLLDVTELSLLRKDGHPSIYGFGAMDCSHWCLPGVPDTWNQLLYNGLL; encoded by the exons ATGCTGTCCCGAAATGTGTATCTAGTAGATACAGTAAGGGAAGATATCGGACGAGTCCTGAAACTAGACTCAATCAAGGAGGGAGACAAGGTATGGAAAGACTTGGACGTCTTGATCTTCAACACATGGCATTGGTGGAATCGCAGAGGCCCCACACAACCATTTGATTACTTTGAACTAGGAAATAAGACCTACAAAGACATGGATCGTTTAGCTGCTTTTGAGATAGCCCTTACTACATGGGCTACATGGGTAGATGACAAAATTGATCCCACCAAAACAAGAGTCTTCTTTCAAGGCATATCTCCATCCCATTACAA TGGCACAGGATGGAATGAGCCTGGTGTAAAGAACTGTCGTGGACAAGAGCTACCCTTGACTGGGACTACATACCCAGGAGGTTTACCTATGGCCTTGACAGTGCTGAAGAAAGTATTGAGTGGGATGTCTAAGCCTGTGTATTTGCTCGATGTGACGGAGCTGTCACTGCTAAGGAAAGATGGGCATCCTTCTATCTATGGATTTGGTGCGATGGATTGCAGCCATTGGTGTCTCCCTGGTGTTCCTGATACTTGGAACCAACTACTTTACAATGGTCTCTTATGA